ATGTCCTCACATCAGAGTCAGGACAGGTTTGCACTGAGGTGCAAGGGAAAGGCCAAGAGCAAGGATATCCCCAGAGTATGGCTTGAGCCCTCCAAGGCCAGgagagaaggtgaagaagggTTTAAGACAAATCAGAGCTGGtcaggagaaggctccagggagccCTCAGAGCGCCTTTCAGTGCCTAAatgagctccaggagagctaGAGAGGTACTTGCGACAAGGGATGGGGGGaaaggacaagggggaatggcttctcACTACcacagggcagggttagatgggatattgggaagggaTTCATCCCTTTGAGGGTGaggaggtcctggcacagggtgcccagagcagctgtggctgcccctggattcctggaagtgttccagttcaggttggacagggcttggagcaacctgatgtagtggaaggtgtccctgcccatggcagggggtggaaggagatgagctttaaggttccttctaacccaaaccattctgggattctacaAACCCAAGCTGGTTCCCTCCCATGTCTCTTGCTCCAACCCTGGAATGTTTCCTCATGGCCCCCGGGCAATGGgggtcccagctctgcagagacactTACGGGCAGGGGTGCAAGTTCTGGATCACCATCACAGCCAGGCCATTGGCCATCTTGTCCGTGAAGCTCATGGCACCGTAGACAAACGCGCTGCTGTGCTGCGGGAGGAGAGGGAACCGTGCTGTGCGGCACTGGGCatgcagccctgtgtgccctctcATGGGCAGAGCCCTCACTgcaacagagcagcagagcacgGGGTACAGCACTCACGGGGCACAGCATACGggggcccagcagagccccctccCAGTGTCTCCATCCCCTGACCCTGACCAGTGCCCACTCCAGACTGttggtgctgtgcctgctgtgacctcccccctccatcccagcaggagcagcagccataCCGTGTTGGTGCCGATGAGATCTGCAGTCATAGACAGTGAGGTGACCAGGATGGTGGCTGAGCCGGCCCcgagcagcactgccagcccgTAGATCTCATCTCCTATTGGCCTGGCCAGGGCCACCCAGGAGGCAAAGGCCAGGACCACCAGGATGCCCACAAAGTAAGTCAGCTGTgatggggacaggcagagggagaagggagagtTCAGACATCAGCTGGCACTTGGTGAGGGAGgagaaagcagggaaagcatGAGGCCATCATTGCCCAGGACCCAtgagggacagccctggctctgtcccagctgtaTTTAAACAAGGAGACCCCAAAAGCAGgtccttgctgtgctccaggctgtTCTGCAGCCCAAAGGTTGAGCCCCAGGCAGAGTTGTGGGAATATGTCTGTGAGGGAGAGGGACACTCCACTGGCACCCAACAGCACCGAGGGGACACACTGGGGGAACAggttcctcctgctggcattgcaGACGGTGTGCCCACCCTGGCCAGTGTAACCAGacctcccctctgcccctgatGGGcaccacagggctctgcagcccagtcAGGCCTGCATGGACATGGCAACTCTGGGCCAGCATTGCCTTCCCCATCCTGAGGGATGTACAAGACAGGCCCCTGCCACCATCCCTGCCCACCACCCCCAGTCCCAGTAAGACACagatccccatccctgcccactactcccagtcccagcaggaCCCATGCTGCAGTGGGTAGTTGCTGGCAGAAGGTCCATGAGGggtccctgctctccagctcagGTGTGCCAGGAGCTTTGCTCACAGCCAGGATTTGGCCCCTGGTCCTATCCTGGGGTCAaactccagcctctccagcaccCTGGACTCACATTCCGACCAATCCACTTGTTCACAGGCTTCATGAGGAATGAGGAGAGGAACCCACTGACGTACATCACTAGGGGAATTGTGGCAATGTAATTCTGcaagggacaaggacagggagatGAGTCCCAGGCCACATCAGGACACCTTCCCACATGGCCCTGGACCTGCCCTGCACCCaccttggagagcagcagcGAGTTGGTCAGGTACATGGCGATGTAGGTCTGGGACAGGTTGACGATGAGGCGGGTGGCCATGTAGAGCACTGCaacctgggaggggacagggccagggcatcacagctcagcctgtgggatggacctgccctgcccagctgtcaaagcacagctgcccagctggaAGGGGGTGGCTGGGTGCCCAGaacagctcctctctccatccccacccGCACCTGGGCAAGCCCCActggcagccagcccaggccaggGGAGTCCTACCCAGCCATACCTGGTAGAAGgagggctccagcagccagtccttccagagcagcagcgGGCGTGGGGGGCCCGGGGGCTCCTTGTGCAACAGCAGGGTGCTCTCCTCTGGCTCGGGCAGCACCCCCAGTAGGTTCGTTTTCTCCTTGGTGCCCAGGTGGAAGATAAGGGTGAAGAcggcccccagccccaccacgATGAGGGCCAAGTTCTGGTGAGGCAGTGggggagagcacagcagtgggGGCAGCCCACCATCAGCCCCTCAGCAGTCTGGTGGGTAAGGAGGGGTGCCCAAACCCCACGGAGGGCTCAGTGTGGCTCTGGCCCAGTTGGTGAGGTTTTAGGGCACTGCCCCCTGACTCCCTCCAGTACCTCCCCAGCTGAGCCATGGGAAGAAGGAACCCCAGGGACTGTGCCTTGCCACTCACCCGAAACACAGGGATGTCCTGTGGGCCCAGGTGCTCCATGTGGTCAGGCTGGTCTGTCTGGAAGTTCAGCAGGAGCCAGGTCAGGCCATACACGGTGATGTTTGCCATGACAGTGAAGGCATACCTGAGCAGAAGGAAACCTTGGGGCAATGCAGAGGGACAAGTatggggacagcacagcaggacaccTCTGCCCAAGACTGCCCTCCAAGCCAGATGTGCTACAGCCTCTGCACCCCAGTGTCATGGCTGAGGTGACACCTCTGAGGGCACAAGGCACCTGGCCAGGCCTCAGCCTTACGGCTGCAACTCCCAGTGTGCCCAGTCCAAGCCTCGGGACATGACTGGGCGGAAACCAAGATCCCTTCAGGTCAGTCTGTTCcccctccaggcacagctcaccTCTGCTTCAAGgatgccagcagctgcctgaccCAGTACCCTCAGAGTGGGACCACTTGGACCCCCAGTTACCCCACATCCTCTCTGCTCACCCTGCTCCACGGAATAAACATCCCATCCCACATCCTGGTCCTGACAGGGATGAGCCAAGTGCACTGCCCACCTGGCCCTGGAGACATCTTACCTCCAGAACAGTACCCAGAGCCATGTCCAGCTCTTCTTGAGGGCATCTGGGAGGCAGTCCCTCCCCTAAATGCCACCATCCATTCCCAAAGGAGAAGTGTCCCCAGCTCAGGGAAGTGTCCCATGGGTTGTGTCACTGACACCCCTGGCAAGTAGCTTTGGGCTACCAACCCAGGACCAGAGTCCTTTGGCACATCCCACAGCACACCCACATGGCCCAGTCCTTGTCCTGCCATGCTGGGGTGTCTGGTGtgccacagcacccagggatCTCCTGTCACACAGTGatggcacacagagcagctcccccaggccCAGGTGACCTCCAGGTGTGGCTGTGCTCACCTGAAGGCCGTAAGCTCCACCTTCCCATGGTCACTGCTCACCAGCTCGGGGATGAGGGCCAGGTGGGACACCTGTGTGGCTGCCCAGCCAAACTGGAAGATGACAATGAAGGGGAGGTAGTAGATGAAGGCTGCCCACTGTGGagtgctctccctgcaggccaGGCAGGGGCTGAAGACAAAGGGAAAGGACACAAGGACACAGGTGGTGCCTGCGGAGAGAGTGGAGCAGTGAGAGGCTGCACACCTGGCTGGGACTCCGATGTGACACACACAGCCCTCTCCAGGACAGGATCTACCCCGTagctggggagggaggtgggctccttccccagccagaTGGGACATGTGGAGCTCCACACAcctcctcagcctgtcctgcacagggaaTGTCCCTCCCTCTGGCacccagcacagacagacacCCCCAGTCAAGGTCCCCTCAAGACACCATGACAGACCCTCAGTGTCAcacccacaggcagcaggaggttCTCGCTGTCCCCAGGTGCAGATATCCAGTCAGATAACCCCTCCCTGTTGCCTGCCCGTGGTGATATGGCACCTCTAGACTGGGAGGGCTCTGGCTGTCCCAGGGGCACTGGCACCTTGTCTGTCTCCACATCCCTCTCccatggggctggcagtggggctggcagagaAAGCCATGCTTCCACCATGCTCAGACATCACCCACAGCGTGACAGAGTGACACAGAGCCACGGGGGCTCCAGGAAGGGCCCACTGAGTCAGGGACACCAGAGCCaggctcctccctctgctgtACAgaacagggacacagcctggggacactgcatGGGGCACACAGGCCAGCCTggcctctccctctcccttcccaaagTTACAGAGTCTGCCAAGCGGCTCCACAGACCCCCAGGCCCCGACACAGAGCCTGGTGCCCTGTCCCTCATGTCCCCCTGTACTGTCCTACATGTCCCCAGCTTCACCGTGTGCTGATGAAGAGCTGTTCCCACAGCTGAGGGAAGCCTGCTTTGCCCGGTTCCCAAGGTACCCTCTCTACTGTGCAAGAACCTCTCTTCCTCATGAGtgattcctcttcctcccactcATGAAGGgcatttcctccttctcctcctcctccttgctcctacacagcacagccatgcaGGCCAGGGCAAAGCCAAGGGGAAAGCCAAGGGTAGCAGTgacaatcccagcccagccccctccatCACACCAAGGGTGCTGGATGCCCACACTGACTCACACTGCTCAGCTTTGGTGCTCCAGGACCTCTGAAGGACAGGGGACTCAGACACATGTGGTGCCTGTGCCCCAGACAAGCCACAGGCATGGGAAGGTCCATGAAGGCTCCAACCAGCCCAGATCCTCTCTGTTCCCTGGGTTTTAACTGGGCCTAGATGAGGGGTGAGGGTCCCAGGCCCCACAGGGTCAGGTTCTGCAACCCTGTTCGGCTGTGAGGGCTGCCGGGggagtgctggggcaggagctgtgggacctggctgctgcagcctccagggctgctcctgtgcccacCCATGAGCCATCGCCACCTGCACAACCACAGGAGTGTCACCTCCTGCTCATGGCCCCCTGGGTCAGGCAGTGTCCACCACCAGGGTCACCCCACTGGCCACCTCATGGAGCTGTGCCCATctggcacagggctgcactCCAACAGCCATGTACCCCAAGTGCCCACGAGTGGCTGCACTGAGTCAGAGGGGTCCTGGGGACCCCCTGCTCTCCCAAGCGGGGCCATGGGAGCCCACCCAAGACCATTCTGCCAcgcctgccctgggcaggcaaAGGCCCGGCTTCTCATCTCGGGCCTCGCGGGGCAGATCACGCGAACGCCGGGCTGCGCGCACAGGCGCCTGGGGCAGGGATTTTGGGACAGCGCTGCCGGACAGGCTGAGGCAGGCAGCAAAGAGACGCTCACCCTTTCTCCCCACCGCGTCAGGAAGCCGGAGCAGAAAAGAGCTGGCGAGAAGGCAGGGACACCCCGAGCGCCTGTGGGAACAGCCGAGGCCGCGGCCGCGGTGGGAAGATGCCACGATAGCAACTCGTGGTGTCTCCCCCGCCCCGGGGCTGCGGTTTCACAAGGTTTCCTCTGATCTGAGCACGGGTTTGCCACCGGACGAGACACCCCGCTCCCACACAGCACCCCTGGCTGCAGCGTGATCGAAGGAACCGAGTGGCCCCGGCACAGCCGGATCCGGTGGGTTTGCCACCACCGCTGGTCACTCTGTGGTCAGCCAGAGTGGGCGCCGGGGAAGCCCCCGCCTGGGGAATAACCCACGCTGCAGCATGGAAAACAGCCTGCGTCCGTGCTCCAGCCTGCCCcgggctgtgctctgctccctgcagggcccGAGTTCGCATTTCCCCTCCGCGGTCGCCGGGCAGCACCCGGCTGGAGCAGCGGGAGGAAACAGCTCCGGCCACTTCCCTGAATCCAGGGCGCTGACGCTGGGGCATAGGTGAAGCTGTCCCTCCAGCACTCTCCCTGACTCACCAAGCCAAGCTCCGGCGAGGTCAGACGCCTTATCAGGCTGCCGTTGGGTTGCACAAAGCATTGGTCGAGATAAATTTGGGATCAAGATAAGAGGACCCACACTGCAACCAACCGTCCTCCCTGCCCGCGGGTCTGCCCTGGGCGAGGCAGGTCGTTACCGAGAGTTGTTATCAGCGGCCATTTCTTCCACCAACTGCCGCGACCCCAGTGCCAGCTAAGCAGGATGTGCCGGCCCCTGCACCAGCCACAGCACCAAGGAACCCTCTTCAGGCCATGCTGTCCCCTCAGAGAGGGACCATAGATCCCTCTCCTACCCACACTGCTCTCCACATCACACTGTCCCCTCAGAGAAGGACCAAGGACCCATCTCTTCACCACAGTGGCCCCTCAGAGAGGCACCTCGGCAGATGTGTCCCCATAAGCAACTCCGTTGCATTTTTTGACCCAGAGCAGAATGCAAGACAAACCTGTCAATAATTCCTGTGAGCCAGAGCCTCCTGTTCATCCCATGGCTGTAGCCCACTGCTGGCCCCCAGGGTGCACAGCTGAGGGCCCCACGCCACAGGGCCCACCCTGGGACACTGAGAGCTGCTCAGGAAGCACCTGGCCTTTTGGGAAAGCCCAAATTTTACTGATGGTCTTGGTTTTGCTGCAGCTCCGAGGTCTGAGCACGTGGCTCTCACCCCTGCTTGCTGCcacccacacacacaaagcCTGGGGAGCTCCCCGGGGTCGGACAGGGATGCCACGGTGCCCCGTCCCCATCCAAGCTCAGCATTCCACTGTCCTCTAcacatggagcagctctgtccccacctcGCTGCTGCAGGGTATTCCAGAAAGGTATCTCCCAGGCTATCCCCTCCTCACATGGCACCCCAGTCCCATCTCTTGTCACCCAGGGCATTGCCAACAC
This genomic stretch from Serinus canaria isolate serCan28SL12 chromosome 28, serCan2020, whole genome shotgun sequence harbors:
- the MFSD12 gene encoding major facilitator superfamily domain-containing protein 12 isoform X1, producing MAEPPQSAGPALPLRARLSFACGHFLNDACSALWFTYLLPFLHAVLGYGHAAAGGLLLAGQAADGLCTPLLGFEADRAHGCGRCGRRKGWHLAGTTCVLVSFPFVFSPCLACRESTPQWAAFIYYLPFIVIFQFGWAATQVSHLALIPELVSSDHGKVELTAFRYAFTVMANITVYGLTWLLLNFQTDQPDHMEHLGPQDIPVFRNLALIVVGLGAVFTLIFHLGTKEKTNLLGVLPEPEESTLLLHKEPPGPPRPLLLWKDWLLEPSFYQVAVLYMATRLIVNLSQTYIAMYLTNSLLLSKNYIATIPLVMYVSGFLSSFLMKPVNKWIGRNLTYFVGILVVLAFASWVALARPIGDEIYGLAVLLGAGSATILVTSLSMTADLIGTNTHSSAFVYGAMSFTDKMANGLAVMVIQNLHPCPTELCCPACVDFYRWVMVLVTGGIAVAAVTTLCSIMVWPIRIRCRAVGLQGLSSARTPESGTGSTEGESQSTVN
- the MFSD12 gene encoding major facilitator superfamily domain-containing protein 12 isoform X3, which gives rise to MAHGWAQEQPWRLQQPGPTAPAPALPRQPSQPNRVAEPDPVGPGTLTPHLGPVKTQGTERIWAGWSLHGPSHACGLSGAQAPHVSESPVLQRSWSTKAEQCTTCVLVSFPFVFSPCLACRESTPQWAAFIYYLPFIVIFQFGWAATQVSHLALIPELVSSDHGKVELTAFRYAFTVMANITVYGLTWLLLNFQTDQPDHMEHLGPQDIPVFRNLALIVVGLGAVFTLIFHLGTKEKTNLLGVLPEPEESTLLLHKEPPGPPRPLLLWKDWLLEPSFYQVAVLYMATRLIVNLSQTYIAMYLTNSLLLSKNYIATIPLVMYVSGFLSSFLMKPVNKWIGRNLTYFVGILVVLAFASWVALARPIGDEIYGLAVLLGAGSATILVTSLSMTADLIGTNTHSSAFVYGAMSFTDKMANGLAVMVIQNLHPCPTELCCPACVDFYRWVMVLVTGGIAVAAVTTLCSIMVWPIRIRCRAVGLQGLSSARTPESGTGSTEGESQSTVN
- the MFSD12 gene encoding major facilitator superfamily domain-containing protein 12 isoform X2, whose protein sequence is MAEPPQSAGPALPLRARLSFACGHFLNDACSALWFTYLLPFLHAVLGYGHAAAGGLLLAGQAADGLCTPLLGFEADRAHGCGRCGRRKGWHLAGTTCVLVSFPFVFSPCLACRESTPQWAAFIYYLPFIVIFQFGWAATQVSHLALIPELVSSDHGKVELTAFRYAFTVMANITVYGLTWLLLNFQTDQPDHMEHLGPQDIPVFREKTNLLGVLPEPEESTLLLHKEPPGPPRPLLLWKDWLLEPSFYQVAVLYMATRLIVNLSQTYIAMYLTNSLLLSKNYIATIPLVMYVSGFLSSFLMKPVNKWIGRNLTYFVGILVVLAFASWVALARPIGDEIYGLAVLLGAGSATILVTSLSMTADLIGTNTHSSAFVYGAMSFTDKMANGLAVMVIQNLHPCPTELCCPACVDFYRWVMVLVTGGIAVAAVTTLCSIMVWPIRIRCRAVGLQGLSSARTPESGTGSTEGESQSTVN